Proteins encoded within one genomic window of Myxococcaceae bacterium JPH2:
- a CDS encoding aminotransferase class I/II-fold pyridoxal phosphate-dependent enzyme has translation MSDVFEKCRTWKDYRIAKATGLYPYFRAIEASHGATEVEIEGRRVIMVGSNNYLGLSADPRVKEAAIKATEKFGTTCSGSRLLNGTLALHEELEARLAKFLNREAAIVISTGFQTNLALASILGRHDIVFSDRQNHASLVDGIRLSFATERKFRHNDMEHLEQLLSAADPDAGKIIVTDGVFSMEGDICNLPRIVELAATYNARVMTDDAHAMGVLGELGRGTSEYFGLEKETDLVMGTFSKSFASLGGVLAGPFEVINYIRHKARSVIFSASMTPASIAAALKATEIIEAEPQRRARLLDIAEKMHNGFRAMGFDTGVSVTPVVPVHIGDQVKCFRFWRALHEAGVFANPVIPPAVEPGHALIRTSYMATHTDAQLDQVLDTFEKIGRRLGVIPETRPTVYEPVKIARPGSNVRGNRASETWAAGSAGQLADRGFSLDQLSRMSSREMAGKLFDAVEQLTWRAANLQPEDLRKLGEAPMKLWEKRGELGGLLLEKGAHLFLRNGADGSDGNQAERN, from the coding sequence ATGAGCGACGTCTTCGAAAAGTGCCGTACCTGGAAGGACTACCGGATCGCGAAGGCCACCGGGCTCTACCCGTACTTTCGCGCCATCGAAGCGTCCCATGGCGCCACGGAGGTCGAAATCGAGGGTCGGCGAGTCATCATGGTCGGCTCCAACAACTACTTGGGCCTGTCCGCGGATCCCCGCGTGAAGGAAGCGGCCATCAAGGCCACCGAGAAGTTTGGCACCACCTGCTCCGGCTCGCGCCTGCTGAACGGCACCCTGGCGCTTCATGAGGAGCTGGAAGCGCGTCTGGCGAAGTTCCTCAACCGCGAGGCCGCCATCGTGATTTCCACCGGGTTCCAGACGAACCTGGCGCTGGCCTCCATCCTCGGCCGGCACGACATCGTCTTCAGCGACCGCCAGAACCACGCGTCGCTGGTGGACGGCATCCGCCTGTCGTTCGCGACCGAGCGCAAGTTCCGCCACAACGACATGGAGCACCTGGAGCAGCTCCTGTCGGCGGCGGATCCGGACGCGGGGAAGATCATCGTCACGGACGGCGTGTTCTCCATGGAGGGCGACATCTGCAACCTGCCCCGCATCGTGGAGCTGGCCGCCACGTACAACGCGCGGGTGATGACGGATGACGCCCACGCCATGGGCGTGCTGGGCGAGCTGGGCCGGGGCACCTCCGAGTACTTCGGACTGGAGAAGGAGACGGACCTCGTCATGGGGACGTTCTCCAAGAGCTTCGCGTCGCTCGGCGGCGTGCTGGCCGGTCCGTTCGAGGTCATCAACTACATCCGCCACAAGGCGCGCTCGGTCATCTTCTCCGCGTCCATGACGCCCGCCTCCATCGCGGCGGCGCTCAAGGCGACGGAGATCATCGAGGCCGAGCCGCAGCGACGCGCGCGCCTGCTGGACATCGCGGAGAAGATGCACAACGGCTTCCGCGCCATGGGCTTTGACACGGGCGTCTCCGTGACCCCCGTGGTCCCCGTGCACATCGGCGACCAGGTGAAGTGTTTCCGCTTCTGGCGCGCGCTGCACGAGGCAGGCGTGTTCGCCAACCCGGTGATTCCGCCGGCGGTCGAGCCGGGCCACGCGCTCATCCGCACCAGCTACATGGCCACGCACACCGACGCGCAGCTCGATCAGGTGCTGGACACCTTCGAGAAGATCGGCCGCCGCCTGGGCGTCATCCCGGAGACGCGCCCCACGGTGTACGAGCCGGTGAAGATCGCGCGCCCGGGCTCCAACGTCCGCGGCAACCGCGCCAGCGAGACCTGGGCGGCCGGCAGCGCGGGCCAGCTCGCGGATCGCGGCTTCTCGCTGGATCAGCTCTCGCGCATGTCGTCGCGCGAGATGGCCGGCAAGCTCTTCGACGCCGTCGAGCAGCTCACCTGGCGCGCCGCGAACCTCCAGCCGGAGGACCTGCGCAAGCTGGGTGAGGCGCCCATGAAGCTCTGGGAGAAGCGCGGCGAGCTGGGCGGGCTCTTGCTGGAGAAGGGCGCCCACCTGTTCCTGCGCAACGGCGCTGACGGCTCTGACGGCAACCAGGCCGAAAGGAACTGA
- a CDS encoding N-acetyltransferase — translation MALPAEQDAASPALPPMPVDVQISPVRSSADRMAFIRFPYSVYRNDPNWVPPLEMERKDFLDPKKNPFLEYADVELFLARRGNQVLGRIAAIKNPHHMEYHGTKEGFFGLFECVNDASVARALLDTAANWLRERGLDSMLGPANFSSNQDWGLLVEGHETPPAIMMPYNPPYYSALLEACGCTKAKDLWAWELSSAAEPPEKVVRIAEKIRQRDGITVRAIRMSEFAAEVSRVKAIYNAAWEKNWGFIPMTEKEFDHLAKDMKTVVRPELVLIAEVKGEPVAFSMTLPDANEALKAAGGRLTQFGLPIGLVKLLLASRKIRRLRLITLGIKEGYRRRGLDAILYLDTLRTAKQLGYTGGEISWTLEDNHLVNRAIESMGGRRSKTYRVFQRPL, via the coding sequence ATGGCCCTCCCCGCCGAACAAGACGCAGCTTCCCCCGCCCTTCCCCCCATGCCCGTGGATGTCCAGATCTCCCCTGTGCGGAGCTCGGCGGACCGGATGGCCTTCATCCGGTTCCCCTACTCCGTCTACCGGAACGATCCGAACTGGGTCCCGCCGCTGGAGATGGAGCGAAAGGACTTCCTCGACCCGAAGAAGAACCCCTTCCTCGAGTACGCGGACGTGGAGCTGTTCCTGGCTCGGCGGGGCAATCAGGTGCTGGGGCGCATCGCCGCCATCAAGAACCCGCACCACATGGAGTACCACGGCACCAAGGAGGGCTTCTTCGGCCTCTTCGAGTGCGTGAACGACGCGAGCGTGGCGCGGGCGCTGCTGGACACCGCGGCGAACTGGCTGCGGGAGCGCGGGCTGGACTCGATGCTCGGGCCGGCCAACTTCTCGTCCAACCAGGACTGGGGCTTGCTGGTCGAGGGGCATGAGACGCCGCCCGCGATCATGATGCCCTACAACCCGCCCTACTACTCCGCGCTCCTCGAGGCGTGCGGCTGCACCAAGGCGAAGGACCTGTGGGCGTGGGAGCTGTCCTCGGCCGCGGAGCCTCCGGAGAAGGTGGTGCGCATCGCGGAGAAGATCCGTCAGCGGGACGGCATCACCGTGCGCGCCATCCGGATGAGCGAGTTCGCCGCCGAGGTGTCGCGCGTCAAGGCCATCTACAACGCGGCCTGGGAGAAGAACTGGGGCTTCATCCCCATGACGGAGAAGGAGTTCGACCACCTGGCCAAGGACATGAAGACGGTCGTCCGGCCGGAGCTGGTGCTCATCGCCGAGGTGAAGGGCGAGCCGGTGGCCTTCTCCATGACGCTGCCTGACGCCAACGAGGCCCTGAAGGCGGCGGGCGGGCGGCTGACGCAGTTCGGTCTGCCCATCGGCCTGGTGAAGCTGCTCCTCGCCTCGCGGAAGATCCGGCGCCTGCGCCTGATCACCCTGGGCATCAAGGAGGGCTACCGTCGCCGTGGCCTGGACGCCATCCTGTACCTGGACACGCTCCGGACGGCGAAGCAGCTGGGCTACACGGGCGGAGAGATCTCCTGGACCCTCGAGGACAACCATCTCGTGAACCGGGCCATCGAGAGCATGGGCGGCCGGCGGTCGAAGACGTATCGCGTCTTCCAGCGGCCCCTGTAA
- a CDS encoding phosphatase PAP2 family protein: protein MEGAASGRRGGRSEPGSRRGWRCVGRAAGGAKVGVSSWSFTRERSRTLVDARQPQVRFRGVDIVIIVACSLAALVLLGPARWGYHAARNGWLFGMMALGPLVLRTLESRFPRQRLLSVAADFWLLPVSAMVHGWLGPVVDWINPLVKDAQLMATDQRLFGFQAAVELAHRVPPLLNDVLMLCYYGHFMWPLLLGILLYYRGRGATAGFDEYLLGLGLLFSLNYAAYSLVPAVGPRYFLIGAFDGPGLHGGPLTPLLESMMRTPLFTRDCFPSGHTGATLLVLFYAFRFYRTLFWVMLAPGIGLIIATLSGRFHYATDLLCAVPLVVVVTSLALVLSRAVRQRASEEAARSVPVDAIVRP, encoded by the coding sequence ATGGAAGGGGCGGCATCAGGGCGACGGGGTGGGCGTTCCGAACCTGGATCTCGGCGTGGCTGGCGATGTGTCGGCCGGGCCGCCGGGGGAGCGAAAGTCGGCGTGAGTTCCTGGTCCTTCACCCGAGAGCGCAGCCGAACCCTGGTGGACGCTCGCCAGCCGCAGGTCCGCTTCCGTGGCGTCGACATCGTCATCATCGTCGCCTGCTCGCTGGCCGCCCTGGTGCTCTTGGGGCCGGCTCGCTGGGGCTACCACGCCGCGCGCAACGGCTGGCTGTTCGGAATGATGGCGCTCGGGCCCCTGGTGCTCCGCACGCTGGAGTCTCGCTTCCCCCGACAGCGGCTGCTGAGTGTCGCGGCGGACTTCTGGCTGCTGCCCGTGTCCGCCATGGTGCATGGGTGGCTCGGGCCCGTGGTGGATTGGATCAATCCGCTCGTGAAGGACGCGCAGCTCATGGCCACGGATCAGCGCCTCTTCGGCTTCCAGGCCGCGGTGGAGCTGGCGCACCGGGTGCCTCCGCTGCTCAATGACGTGCTGATGCTCTGCTACTACGGCCACTTCATGTGGCCGCTGCTGCTGGGCATCCTGCTGTACTACCGGGGACGGGGCGCCACGGCGGGGTTCGACGAGTACCTCCTGGGCCTGGGCCTGCTCTTCAGTCTCAACTACGCGGCCTACTCGCTGGTGCCCGCGGTGGGGCCGCGCTACTTCCTCATCGGCGCATTCGATGGGCCGGGGTTGCACGGCGGGCCGCTCACGCCGCTGCTCGAGTCGATGATGCGCACGCCGCTCTTCACGCGGGACTGCTTCCCGTCCGGGCACACCGGGGCGACGCTGCTGGTGCTGTTCTACGCGTTCCGGTTCTACCGGACGCTGTTCTGGGTGATGTTGGCCCCGGGCATCGGGCTCATCATCGCGACGCTGTCCGGGCGGTTCCACTACGCCACGGATCTGCTGTGCGCGGTGCCGCTCGTGGTGGTGGTGACGAGTCTGGCCCTCGTGCTGTCTCGGGCCGTCCGGCAGCGCGCGAGCGAGGAAGCCGCGCGTTCCGTCCCGGTGGACGCTATCGTTCGCCCCTGA
- a CDS encoding ABC transporter substrate-binding protein, whose product MIASLLAATLLAAAPAAPLTVVKSGNADVQKAANAPGATVQSLASVVEKFVDFSELAKRALGEKAWEGLTPAQRKDFTETMTGLLRASYAQKAIGQAKADVKYGKETIQGNEATVVTTLTVKKDEIPVDYKLFRTTPKAEWRIFDVVTDEVSLVETYKGQFRKILNDKGFDGLLSTLKSKRAQLEKENANTSAASVKPSAAESTGAAGQPK is encoded by the coding sequence ATGATCGCTTCCCTGCTCGCCGCCACGCTGCTCGCCGCCGCGCCGGCCGCCCCGCTCACCGTCGTCAAATCGGGCAATGCGGATGTTCAGAAGGCCGCCAACGCGCCTGGCGCCACCGTGCAGTCGCTCGCCAGCGTCGTGGAGAAGTTCGTCGACTTCTCGGAGCTGGCGAAGCGCGCCCTCGGCGAGAAGGCCTGGGAGGGCCTGACGCCGGCCCAGCGCAAGGACTTCACCGAGACGATGACGGGCCTCTTGCGCGCGTCCTACGCCCAGAAGGCCATCGGTCAGGCCAAGGCCGACGTGAAGTACGGCAAGGAGACCATCCAGGGGAACGAGGCCACGGTCGTGACCACCCTCACCGTGAAGAAGGATGAGATCCCCGTCGACTACAAGCTCTTCCGCACCACCCCCAAGGCCGAGTGGCGCATCTTCGACGTCGTCACCGACGAGGTGTCGCTGGTGGAGACCTACAAGGGGCAGTTCCGGAAGATCCTCAACGACAAGGGCTTCGACGGACTGCTCTCCACGCTGAAGTCCAAGCGCGCGCAGCTGGAGAAGGAGAACGCCAACACCAGCGCCGCGTCCGTGAAGCCGAGCGCCGCCGAGTCGACTGGGGCGGCGGGTCAGCCGAAGTAG
- a CDS encoding MMPL family transporter: MARPWQVLAVFALVTAVCGLLASRLEFRGSFVELLPEGAREVRDLTRVSEKAGGDGYLVVMAKGTTPDKLRAYAGELKSRLEALPEVRYVEYHFDVEFFRTHGLLLLPAEKLEALRSDIEARVHYERQQYNPLYIDLGALPKPPTFEEIAKKHTPETPMREFLTNADGSEVYLMIKPSGTAGDLDFARRFVDKALGTGRELAAASYPGVTLEATGNFQNRIEEDAVMRRDLSNAGLLSGLIAVALILLATRRISALFVVGLPVMVGLVFTFAFAQLAIGHLNIVTGFLVAILIGLGIEYGVHLSMRYWEERQTQGVRESLAATVRGTFSGALTSALTNAAAFLVLLLAQFHAFKQFGLLAGLGVMLAVLAAYAIGPSLLAIAERIRPFRRDEAPAPGAAPATPAAPEKEWRRWPTGLIAAIALMVVGFAAYSVVIAPRLGFETNLRNLKGDSPASRLDDHITEQIGSPLNPAILYVDNLDQVHQVEDIIAQVKVKNGKDSVFLRTASLSDLVPYDLEHRQAEIGKIKAILDGLPSEIQADAKVKQFRELVEAKPYALEQVPVEARRRFEALDGKGMFLLLFPSVSNYDTQDLQRWAAQIDEVVDGAKAKGIDLAVLDSNRIAARIFSLVRGDGPFILWSAAVVVFLVIFASLRSFKRALLVAGPLFLGMTCLAGGMYLFDVQLNFINAVVLPNLLAIAVDNSVHLFHRYEEEGPGSLGKVVRHTGLAAVVATISNAAGYGALLVANHQGLRSIGQIAILGVVCTFMGTTVFFPAMLALLERWKGRHQGDGVGVPNLDLGVAGDVSAGPPGERKSA; the protein is encoded by the coding sequence ATGGCGCGCCCTTGGCAAGTACTGGCGGTCTTCGCCCTGGTGACGGCCGTTTGCGGGCTGCTCGCGTCGCGGCTGGAGTTTCGCGGGTCCTTCGTGGAGCTTCTTCCCGAAGGGGCTCGCGAGGTGCGAGATCTGACACGCGTGTCAGAGAAGGCGGGGGGTGACGGGTACCTCGTCGTCATGGCGAAGGGGACGACCCCCGACAAGCTTCGCGCCTATGCCGGGGAGCTGAAGTCGCGGCTCGAGGCCCTCCCAGAGGTCCGCTACGTCGAGTACCACTTCGACGTGGAGTTCTTCCGCACGCACGGCCTCCTGCTGCTACCGGCGGAGAAGCTGGAGGCGCTGCGCAGTGACATCGAGGCCCGGGTTCACTACGAGCGACAGCAGTACAACCCGCTCTACATCGACCTGGGCGCCCTGCCCAAGCCGCCCACCTTCGAGGAGATCGCGAAGAAGCACACGCCCGAGACGCCGATGCGGGAGTTCCTGACGAACGCGGACGGCTCGGAAGTGTATTTGATGATCAAGCCGTCGGGGACGGCGGGCGACCTCGACTTCGCGCGGCGCTTCGTGGACAAGGCCCTGGGGACGGGGCGGGAGCTGGCGGCGGCGAGCTACCCGGGCGTCACGCTGGAGGCCACGGGCAACTTCCAGAACCGCATCGAGGAGGACGCGGTGATGCGCCGCGACCTGTCCAACGCGGGCCTGCTGTCCGGCCTCATCGCGGTGGCCCTCATCCTCCTGGCCACCCGGCGCATCTCGGCGCTGTTCGTGGTGGGCCTGCCAGTCATGGTGGGGCTCGTCTTCACGTTCGCCTTCGCGCAGCTCGCCATCGGGCACCTCAACATCGTCACGGGCTTCCTCGTGGCCATCCTCATCGGCCTGGGCATCGAGTATGGCGTCCACCTGTCGATGCGCTACTGGGAGGAGCGGCAGACCCAGGGCGTGCGCGAGTCGCTCGCGGCGACGGTGCGCGGCACGTTCAGCGGCGCGCTCACCTCGGCGCTCACCAACGCGGCGGCGTTCCTCGTGCTGCTGCTGGCGCAGTTCCACGCATTCAAGCAGTTCGGCCTGCTGGCCGGCCTGGGCGTGATGCTGGCGGTGCTGGCGGCCTACGCCATCGGTCCGTCGCTGCTCGCCATCGCCGAGCGCATCCGGCCCTTCCGTCGGGACGAGGCGCCCGCTCCAGGCGCGGCACCGGCCACGCCCGCGGCCCCCGAGAAGGAGTGGCGGCGCTGGCCCACCGGGCTCATCGCGGCCATCGCGCTCATGGTGGTCGGGTTCGCGGCCTATTCGGTCGTCATCGCGCCGCGCCTGGGCTTCGAGACGAACCTGCGCAACCTCAAGGGCGACTCGCCGGCCTCCCGGCTGGACGACCACATCACCGAGCAGATCGGCTCGCCGCTCAACCCGGCCATCCTCTACGTGGACAACCTGGATCAGGTCCACCAGGTGGAGGACATCATCGCGCAGGTGAAGGTGAAGAACGGGAAGGACTCCGTCTTCCTGCGCACCGCGTCCCTGAGCGATCTGGTTCCGTATGACCTGGAGCACCGGCAGGCGGAGATCGGGAAGATCAAGGCCATCCTCGACGGCCTGCCCTCGGAGATTCAGGCCGACGCGAAGGTGAAGCAGTTCCGGGAGCTGGTGGAGGCCAAGCCCTACGCGCTGGAGCAGGTGCCCGTGGAGGCGCGCCGGCGCTTCGAGGCGCTGGACGGCAAGGGCATGTTCCTCCTGCTGTTCCCGTCCGTGTCCAACTACGACACCCAGGACCTGCAGCGCTGGGCGGCGCAGATCGACGAGGTGGTCGACGGCGCCAAGGCGAAGGGCATCGACCTGGCGGTGCTGGACAGCAACCGCATCGCGGCGCGCATCTTCTCGCTCGTGCGGGGGGATGGCCCGTTCATCCTCTGGTCCGCCGCGGTGGTCGTCTTCCTGGTCATCTTCGCCAGCCTGCGCAGCTTCAAGCGTGCGCTGCTGGTGGCCGGCCCGCTCTTCCTGGGCATGACGTGCCTGGCGGGCGGCATGTACCTGTTCGACGTGCAGCTCAACTTCATCAACGCGGTGGTGCTGCCCAACCTCCTGGCCATCGCGGTGGACAACTCGGTGCATCTGTTCCACCGGTACGAGGAAGAGGGCCCTGGCTCGCTCGGCAAGGTGGTCCGGCACACGGGCCTGGCCGCCGTGGTGGCGACCATCTCCAACGCGGCGGGTTACGGCGCGCTGCTCGTCGCGAACCATCAGGGACTGCGCAGCATTGGACAGATTGCGATCCTCGGGGTCGTGTGCACCTTCATGGGGACGACAGTGTTCTTCCCTGCCATGCTGGCGTTGCTGGAGCGATGGAAGGGGCGGCATCAGGGCGACGGGGTGGGCGTTCCGAACCTGGATCTCGGCGTGGCTGGCGATGTGTCGGCCGGGCCGCCGGGGGAGCGAAAGTCGGCGTGA